The Criblamydia sequanensis CRIB-18 sequence GCCCAATCAAAAAGAAGGTAACTATGAGGATGCGGACTCTTTTATTATTCGCTCTATTTTGGAAAATCCTAAGGAAATAACTTTTATCGGGCTTGGGCCTTTAACAAATTTGGCTTCTGCTCTTCTTAAAGAGCCAAAAATAGCCTCTCTTGTTAAAGAAGTAATTGTGTTTGCCGGTGCCATTTACTATCCCGGCAATTGCAACCCCCTTGCTGAAGCAAACGTTTGGAGCGATCCCCACGCTGCCGATATTGTTTTTTCATCGGGCCTTCCTCTAACTACTATTTGTTTAAACGCTTCTAAAAAGCCCCAATTGACTAAACAAATTTTAAATGAGATAGAAAGAGCGAATCCAAAAATCGGTGTCTTTCTCAATCAAATCAATCAATTTTACATCGATTTTTACCTCTCGCAAAACCCTTCTTTAGAGGGGGCAAACATTCACGACTCTTTGACGATTGCCTATCTTTTAAATAAGGATCTATTCAGTTGGGTGGAAGGGCCTATTTGTGTGGTTAAGGAGGGAATTGCTGAAGGGGCTACTCTTATGGACACAAGCTCGAGCAACGAATTTTCGCCTTGGAATGAACGTCCAAAAGTGAGAGCTTGCATCGATTGCAAGGAAAAAGAAGTCGTAGCGTTAATGGTTGAGAGGTTAAGTTCTACCTCGTGAAAGTCCAATTAAGAGGCGTTTCATTTTCATAAGGCATAAAGCCATGAAACACTCTTGGATCCTCATCAAAAACTAAAGGCAAAAAAAACTTGTCCCCTTCCCACATCGGCAAGCTATTTAAGTCTTTAATAGCTAT is a genomic window containing:
- a CDS encoding nucleoside hydrolase; translation: MFKPLLMFLLLSFFPLYSQYKVIIDTDPGIDDAVAILLAFQSPEIEVIGLTSTFGNHDIDVTTKNCQILLELAEKKIPIAKGFKGPLVIPKRPNPDFVHGRDGLGNLFLEPNQKEGNYEDADSFIIRSILENPKEITFIGLGPLTNLASALLKEPKIASLVKEVIVFAGAIYYPGNCNPLAEANVWSDPHAADIVFSSGLPLTTICLNASKKPQLTKQILNEIERANPKIGVFLNQINQFYIDFYLSQNPSLEGANIHDSLTIAYLLNKDLFSWVEGPICVVKEGIAEGATLMDTSSSNEFSPWNERPKVRACIDCKEKEVVALMVERLSSTS